A window of the Loxodonta africana isolate mLoxAfr1 chromosome 3, mLoxAfr1.hap2, whole genome shotgun sequence genome harbors these coding sequences:
- the FEM1A gene encoding protein fem-1 homolog A: MDLHTAVYNAARDGKLQLLQKLLSGRSREELEELTGEVATGGTPLLIAARYGHLDVVEYLVDRCGASVEAGGSVHFDGETIEGAPPLWAASAAGHLDVVRSLLRRGASVNRTTRTNSTPLRAACFDGHLEVVRYLVGEHQADLEVANRHGHTCLMISCYKGHREIARYLLEQGAQVNRRSAKGNTALHDCAESGSLEILQLLLGCNARMERDGYGMTPLLAASVTGHTNIVEYLIQEQPGQEQAAGAAEEARPGLPHKGPSSTSRGYLQPQGAHCASACPEEALNGDSYESCCPTSREAAVEALELLGATYVDKKRDLLGALKHWRRAMELRHQGGEYLPKPEPQQLVLAYDCSREVNTAEELEALITDPDEMRMQALLIRERILGPSHPDTSYYIRYRGAVYADSGNFERCIRLWKYALDMQQNNLEPLSPMTASSFLSFAELFSYVLQDRAAKGSLGTQIGFADLMGVLSKGVREVERALQLPKEPGDSAQFTKALAIILHLLYLLEKVECTPEQEHLKHQTVYRLLKCAPRGKNGFTPLHMAVDKDTTNVGRYPVGRFPSLQVVKVLLGCGADPDSRDFDNNTPLHIAAQNNCPAIMTALIDAGAHMDATNAFKKTAYELLDEKLLAKSTMQPFNYVTLQCLAARALDKNKIPYKGFIPEELEAFIELH; encoded by the coding sequence ATGGACCTCCACACCGCCGTGTACAATGCCGCCCGCGACGGCAAGCTGCAGCTGCTTCAGAAGCTGCTTAGCGGCCGGAGCCGGGAGGAGCTGGAGGAGCTGACGGGCGAGGTGGCCACCGGGGGGACGCCGCTGCTCATCGCCGCCCGCTACGGCCACCTGGACGTGGTGGAGTACCTGGTGGACCGGTGCGGCGCGAGCGTGGAGGCCGGCGGCTCGGTGCACTTCGATGGCGAGACCATCGAGGGAGCGCCGCCGCTGTGGGCCGCCTCGGCCGCCGGCCACCTGGACGTGGTGCGCAGCCTGTTGCGCCGCGGGGCCTCGGTGAACCGCACCACGCGCACCAACTCGACGCCCCTGCGCGCCGCCTGCTTCGACGGGCACCTCGAGGTGGTGCGCTACCTGGTGGGCGAGCACCAGGCCGACCTGGAGGTGGCCAACCGGCACGGCCACACGTGCCTCATGATCTCCTGCTACAAGGGCCACCGTGAGATCGCCCGCTACCTGCTGGAGCAGGGCGCCCAGGTGAACCGGCGCAGCGCCAAAGGCAACACGGCGCTGCACGACTGCGCCGAGTCCGGCAGCCTGGAGATCCTGCAGCTGCTGCTGGGCTGCAACGCCCGCATGGAGCGCGACGGCTACGGCATGACGCCGCTGCTGGCGGCCAGCGTGACGGGCCACACCAACATCGTGGAGTACCTCATCCAGGAGCAGCCTGGCCAGGAACAGGCTGCTGGGGCTGCAGAAGAGGCCAGGCCGGGGCTGCCCCACAAAGGCCCCTCCTCCACCAGCCGCGGGTACCTGCAGCCCCAGGGCGCCCATTGCGCCAGCGCCTGCCCGGAGGAAGCACTTAATGGTGATTCCTATGAAAGCTGCTGCCCCACGAGCCGGGAAGCGGCGGTGGAAGCTTTGGAATTGCTGGGAGCCACCTATGTGGATAAGAAACGGGATCTGCTGGGCGCCCTCAAGCACTGGAGACGTGCGATGGAGCTGCGTCACCAGGGGGGTGAGTACCTGCCCAAGCCAGAGCCCCAGCAGCTGGTCCTGGCCTATGACTGTTCCAGGGAGGTGAACACTGCCGAGGAGCTGGAAGCACTCATCACAGACCCGGATGAGATGCGCATGCAGGCGCTGCTGATCCGCGAGCGCATCCTTGGCCCCTCTCACCCGGACACTTCCTACTACATCCGCTACCGGGGCGCCGTGTACGCCGACTCTGGCAACTTCGAGCGCTGCATCCGCCTCTGGAAGTACGCCCTGGACATGCAGCAGAACAACCTGGAGCCCCTGAGTCCCATGACCGCCAGCAGCTTCCTCTCCTTCGCCGAACTCTTCTCCTACGTCCTGCAGGACCGGGCCGCCAAGGGGAGCCTGGGCACCCAGATCGGCTTTGCAGACCTCATGGGCGTGCTCAGCAAAGGAGTCAGGGAGGTGGAACGGGCCCTGCAGCTGCCCAAGGAGCCGGGAGACTCAGCGCAGTTCACCAAGGCCCTGGCCATCATTCTCCATCTGCTTTACCTGCTGGAGAAAGTGGAGTGCACCCCCGAGCAGGAGCACCTGAAGCACCAGACCGTGTACCGGCTGCTCAAGTGTGCCCCCCGCGGGAAGAACGGCTTCACTCCTCTGCACATGGCTGTGGACAAGGACACCACGAACGTGGGCCGCTACCCGGTGGGCCGATTTCCCTCCCTCCAGGTGGTCAAAGTGCTGCTGGGCTGCGGGGCTGACCCTGACAGCAGGGACTTTGACAACAACACACCGTTGCACATTGCTGCCCAGAACAACTGCCCGGCCATCATGACCGCCCTCATAGACGCAGGGGCCCACATGGATGCCACCAACGCCTTCAAGAAGACCGCCTACGAGCTGCTGGACGAGAAGCTCCTGGCCAAGAGCACCATGCAGCCCTTCAACTACGTGACCCTCCAGTGCCTGGCCGCCCGAGCCCTGGATAAAAACAAGATCCCGTACAAGGGCTTCATCCCTGAAGAGCTAGAGGCTTTCATTGAGTTGCACTGA